AGGCGTTTTGGGCTGAGGCGATTACTTATGCAAGCCATCTCATTAATCGGTTGCCTGCTGCTGCGAATGAGGGAAAAACGCCCATGGAGGTATGGTCTGGTAAACCTTGTACTGATTACAAGTATTTACACATATTTGGTTGTCTTGCTTACTATCATGTCAGGGAAAGCAAGTTAGAtccaagagcaaagaaggctcTATTTATGGGATTTAGCATTGGCGTGAAGGGATACCGACTTTGGTGTccagatgagaagaaaattgttgtaagCAGAGATGTGACTTTTGATGAGGCTGCTATGGTAAATCCGAACAAGCATGAaggtgaaattgaagcaactaaGACCATGAGTAGTTCAAAGCAGGTGGAGTTACTGAAAACTCCAGTTGTTCCAGTAAGGTCTGATACTACAAACACTAGTCCTACAGTTGATTCTGATAAAGAGgacgaggatgatgaagaggaggcaccTACCCAAGAGCCTCCACAGCAACAAGATTCTATTGCAATCAGAAGATCGAGAAGGGAGATTCGAAAGCCTTTTCGATTTACTGATATTGTGGCATATGCACTTCCCgttattgaagatgatattccATCCGCCTACAAAGAAGCTGTCAGAAGTTCAGAGAGCGTGGAGTGGAAGAAATCTAtggatgaggagatgaagtctcttcataaaaatgagacttgggagcTGGTTCAGTTACCAAAGGGAAAGAAAGCaattggttgcaaatgggtttatgccaagaagatggaatctttgggaaaggacaatgtgagattcaaagccagattagtagctaaaggatatgctcagaaggaaggcattgactacaatgaggtattttctcctgtagtaaaacattcctctattcgtattttgttggctttggttGCACGGTTTGACCTTGAGTTGGCTCAACTTGATGTCAAGactgcattcttacatggtgatttggaggaagaaatttatatgtctcagccagaaggttttaaggttgctggaaaagaaaattgggtttgcaaattgcaaaaataattgtacggcttgaagcagtctccaagaCAATGGTATAAGCGATTTGATCGGTTTATGATCGGGCAGAAGTACACAAGAAGTCATTATGACCATTGTGTATACTTTCGCAAACTACAAGATGGAACCTTCATCTAtctgcttttatatgttgatgatatgcttatagcatgtaaaagcaaagtggagattgaaaggttgaagactcaactgagtaataaatttgagatgaaggacttaGGAGAAGCTCGGAAGATACTgggtatggaaattgaaagagatagaGCGAAGGGCAAGATTAGTCTGTGTCAAAAGCAGTATTTGAAGAAGGTACTACAGCGTTTCgggatgaatgaaaattcaaaaacggTTAGTACACCTCTTGCCCCTCATTTCAAACTTAGTGCTTCTATGTCTCCTAAAACTGGTGAAGAGAGTCATTACAtggctcaaattccatatgcaAGTGCTGTTGGTAGTTTGATGTATGCTATGGTATGTACGAGGCCTGATATTTCACAAGCTGTTAGTATTGTCAGTAGATATATGCATAATCCAGGAAAAGGGCATTGGCAAGCTGTGAAATGGATTCTACGGTATATTCTGGGTACTGTGGATGTTGGTTTATTGTTTCAGCATGATAAAGTTACTGGTCAATGTGTTGTTGGATATGTGGTTTCTGATTACGCAGGTGATTTGGACAAGCGTAGGTCCACTACAGGTTTTGTATTCACTATTGCTGGAGGTCCAGTGAGTTGGAGGTCGATTCTGCAATCTACAGTTGCTTTGTCGACTACTGAGGCAGAATATATGGCAGTAACATAAGCTATAAAGGAAGCCATCTGGCTTCAAGGGTTGCTTGATGACTTGGGGGTCCAACAAGACCATGTGGATGTTCATTGTGACAGTCAGAGTGCTATTTATTTAGCAAAGAATCAAGTTCATCATGCACGTACAAAACACATTGACGTAAGGTTCCATTTTGTTCGTGAGATTATTGAAGAggagatattcttcttcagaagATTGGGACTGCTGACAATCCTgcggatatgttgacaaagccaatttcgttgctcaagtttaagcactgcttagacttaattggcatttgtaaaatttgttgattgcCCCATAGGGGATTGGGAGACGACTATTGGGAGTTCTACTTCGaggttttgagccaaggtggagattgttgattATTGCCTCAAACCAATAGTCAAAAGTGATGGATATTGACAAGTTGCAATGTGAATGCATTAATTGGCTTTCACAAATGGTGGGAGGCTATTGTTGACTTGGCtaacctttggcttctttgagaagccacttcctttggcttctttgaaaagccacttcctttggcttctttgagaagacactaacctttggcttctttgagaagccacttcctttggctataaattggaagcaaatggtttcatttgaagcatccaaccaagtgttaagtagaagagaaaaatagcaagaaaggcattttaccaaagagagaaacaaattctctctagttgttctttgctttgtatcattgttttctcttccttttgtatgtgtgaggttgggtgtatttgggtctttgggaaattgagtggtaaacactattgtatatctcattgattatagtggaatactccgtcgtctccaaactggatgtaggcaattgccgaaccagtataaatctttgtgttgttcttgttgattattttgttcaatttttctcctgcctgttgttatttatttttcactcgcagttggttgacgcttccgcacaacagCTAGATTTGTTGAGTCCGATGGAGAGGTGTTACTAGTATACTCTAAGCGGAGCTATAAGCCTTGGCACATTTTCAGGCTAGACTGGTTGCAAATGACATGGGTGAAGGAAGTTAGCTTGAGTAACAGAGTATTATTCCTTGGTGATATCTCATTCTTGATTTCTGCAGATGGGGAAATAAAGGATTTGTCTGATCGTATCTATTATCATGGATTTAGGAGATCGTACTTCTATCCAATCAAGTCTGGGATTGGCCAAATCCGCAGCCATTCGTTAATACGCCAGTCCTGCAAACATTATGAGGACCGCAGCCCTCGTATGCTCAGAGTTTGGATTGAACCACCAACTCTGTTATGATATGTGCTACAGGTATCAATGAAGTGCAGCAGAATTTTAGAATTCAATCTTTGCTAGTAACATTAGCAAGTAATACTAAAATTAGAATGAACCTTatcttttgaattttatgttaaatcTTAAATGTTGGTTTTAGTGTGACAAATTCCTTTTGTGGTTtaattatttgcttgtttatgtCGATGATCAATCTTGTTTTTgatgtttatatttttggcATAGATTCATGCACAGGGTTGTGTTTACCACTTCCATTTCGATTTGGTATTCGAGGATTTGCTTCAAGAgtttatttgggttttgattcaCAGTTACTTGGAAGTGTAGAAATTTAACATCTTCTGAGGACAAAGCAAGGCCTTCTTCATATTGAAACCATTTCTGAAAGAAGTTGATGTGCTTATGTTTTTGGCGACAAGAAGATAGATACATACTGTCATACAGACGACAAAATGAACGATATAATCTTTGGTCTAAACTAGAGGACTAGCTCCTttcgtaaaaaaaaaaaactaatggcACTTGTCAACTCGCTCCTAATTGAGCTGAAAACCGGGCATATGCCCAAAAGAATGAAGTTTGTGTGGCTtaacttgtaaataaataaaaaagaagagaggctacctaatattaaatattaattaaaatataattctGTGTGGCTTAACTTATAATTATATGTTACAAAATATAATTCCGTTATATTAAAAAttctataaacaaaaaaactataatagcataaacaaaaactttgaaatttgacttttttggctTTAAGACCATCGAGGATGttcttataattttctttgcactttcgaagaacaaaaaaattgtactCGGGGTAAGTATCGACTAGGGGCGGATGGTGGGGTAGGAggaataattttttggttttcatttattttttatttttaaagtcaaTTTTTAGAATATCTattaagatttttatttttattttaaatgtgacACCCGCATTAACGAAACTGGTCTAAGATGAGGAGCTAAtgcaaaaatttatttttatcgttcattttttggatttatcCTACCGTAAGAAATAGTACAGTAGCACTAATATTGTCCAGCCCAAGGTAGAACAGTCCAATACTCAAATTGGTCCAAGTCATATGCGTAGCCCACTACTCACTAAATAGgaggtactctctctctctctctctctctctctctctctctctctcacgcaCATTTCAAGTTCAACTCTCGttcaagaataaaaaattcggcaaacattcttcttctcccaGGTAGTTTGTTTAACAAATTGCTcatcagtttttgttttctatttttgccCCTTTCTCTTGCATCAGTCCTTTGCGTgatttcaagttcaaaatcttCTCCTAACCTAATTGATTGCTTTACGTCGATGCTTGGTTGCAGATCAAACTCACTCGCATTTCAGTCAAAGTTCGTTTGCTCTTTCTTGGAATTTTTCTGAGGCTGAGGGAATGATTATCGAGTACGTGTTAGGTTTTTGTGCAAAGAAGCTTTGTCTACTTTGCGCAAGAGCAAGAACATTAATTTCACCGTTTTtgtcttctctcttttctcggTGCCCTAGGCTTGGCCAGGTATGATTTTATATGATTAAATTTATTGGATTTCTCATTTCGCCCTGTTCTTAAAAGTTTACATTGATTACAGCATTGTGGGTTTTAGATTGCAAGCATGAATATGAATTTACTGaaccgaaaaaagaaaagaatctttaaagaaaattttaattaaaggtTGGGAGTTGAGACTGGATTGGCTGTGTTGAATTGTTTTGTGCTGTGTTTGGTATGCATTTTGGTTCTGTATTATAAAGTACATATTTACAAGGCCTATTTCTGGATTTCATTTCTTGTAGATTGATCAACCAAGATGGGATGACTTACCTATGGACTGTTTGGTGAATGTGTTGGAAAAAGTTGGCATGAGGTCCTTGCTCTTGGATGTCCCTTTTGTGTGCAAGTCATGGTACAGGGCTAGCCTCCACCCTTTATGCTGGCAACGTCTCATTTTTGTTGACACTGAAACTAAGATGGACCTTGAAACTCATCGACCTTGGCGTTATCACAGTGAAATTGAAGCTGAGATCGACATTCAATCTGATCGTCTCTGCTTCGAATCCTTGATGAGTAGATTTGTATCTCAGTATCAAATTGATGATAGCTGTTTCTCTGATACCGCATTTATAACGTCTGTAGTCAATCGCAGCAGAGGACATGCAACTTTCCTGAGGCTACCTGGATTTTGTCCAGAAGCAGCATTGAAATATGTTGGGGATGTGTAAGTTTTCTCAAACTCATATGTGGGGAGAAAAGAGCCACTCTTTGGTTAAGCTGTATTATCTATGACATGCACTTCGATATTAAAACCTTTGTATTGTCACCTGAAAAATGAGTCTTGGTAAACTTTTATTTGCAGGTGTCATGAACTTAAGGGTTTGTCTTTGCCCAGACGTTTACTTCTTTGTTCATCAAGCATTGTAAAAGAATTGATTGGAAAGTGCAAACATTTGGAGTTGTTGTCACTGGGAGGTAGCCATAATTTGGAGGAGATTCTGTTACAGTTCAGCATGGGATGCTGCAGGAATTTTCTAAACATAAATGTGCCAGCTGTTTTAATGAATAGACAAGGAGCAATGAAGATTCCCTATTTGATTCCTAATGTTAGCTTCCTAAGCAGCTATAATTTGGAGGAAATCCTTGGACAGATCCGCATTCACTGCAAGAACTTTTGCCGTTTAAATATGTCGGGTGCTTTAATCAAAAGAGAAGATGTGGTGGCAATTGTCAACTTGCTTCCCCACATTAGGTACCTAATCCTGAGGAAGGCATACATTGATCGGGGTGAT
The window above is part of the Prunus dulcis chromosome 1, ALMONDv2, whole genome shotgun sequence genome. Proteins encoded here:
- the LOC117637334 gene encoding uncharacterized protein LOC117637334 isoform X2, which encodes MIIEYVLGFCAKKLCLLCARARTLISPFLSSLFSRCPRLGQIDQPRWDDLPMDCLVNVLEKVGMRSLLLDVPFVCKSWYRASLHPLCWQRLIFVDTETKMDLETHRPWRYHSEIEAEIDIQSDRLCFESLMSRFVSQYQIDDSCFSDTAFITSVVNRSRGHATFLRLPGFCPEAALKYVGDVCHELKGLSLPRRLLLCSSSIVKELIGKCKHLELLSLGGSHNLEEILLQFSMGCCRNFLNINVPAVLMNRQGAMKIPYLIPNVSFLSSYNLEEILGQIRIHCKNFCRLNMSGALIKREDVVAIVNLLPHIRYLILRKAYIDRGDLLTLLRGCTELVLLDARDCSGFDEGDVEISVLASHIGGTTLLEYNWTGVF
- the LOC117637334 gene encoding uncharacterized protein LOC117637334 isoform X1, encoding MIIEYVLGFCAKKLCLLCARARTLISPFLSSLFSRCPRLGQIDQPRWDDLPMDCLVNVLEKVGMRSLLLDVPFVCKSWYRASLHPLCWQRLIFVDTETKMDLETHRPWRYHSEIEAEIDIQSDRLCFESLMSRFVSQYQIDDSCFSDTAFITSVVNRSRGHATFLRLPGFCPEAALKYVGDVCHELKGLSLPRRLLLCSSSIVKELIGKCKHLELLSLGGSHNLEEILLQFSMGCCRNFLNINVPAVLMNRQGAMKIPYLIPNVSFLSSYNLEEILGQIRIHCKNFCRLNMSGALIKREDVVAIVNLLPHIRYLILRKAYIDRGDLLTLLRGCTELVLLDARDCSGFDEGDVEISVLASHIGKFSCEGSKCVDDPLMWLRTHISI